The sequence AACGAATCCCGAATGCTTGGTCCACGGCCGGCTGCGGTCTGCGTTCCGAGATCCTGCACGTCAAACTTCCGCTAAAACACTCAAGACGCTTCGCTGACGCTCCCGAGACGTTCCGACAACATCGCGTCTGTTAAGACAGTCCAGCATTGAAGGGTGGCATAGGAAAATGCGCTCGGGCTGTTTAGGTCTGCGTACATCTTCAATGTTTTATCTGTTCGAGTAAATGGATGGAAACACCCGAGTCGAAGGTGCATTCGTTCATTGTCAAGCTTTGGCTTGAGGTTCCAAACGACCGCAAGCGACCGCCGTCCTGGCGAGGGCAGGTAACCCACGTGCCGAGTGGCAAGCGACGGTACCTGCAAAGGCTCCAGGACATCGTGACGTTCGTCGGGACTTATGTTCCGGAGCTTAACTGGATGCACGGTTCGCGCGATCGACGATGGTTCCGGTCATGGAGACGCAAAGAGAGATAGACGCGCGGCGCCATCGTTAGCCGACATCGATCAGGGAGAACACAGTGGCTGGTTTTGCCGGAATTGCGGCCGCAGGCAAAAGCATAGAGATGTTGGTGAGCGCCGGGTTTGAAGAATTACAGCCGGTCGGCAACCCAGCGCTGCCGGGTTTTAAGAAGACAAGCGTCCGATTGGTGAACACGGTAGATTTTGAAAAGTCAGCGCTCAATATCGGAACTCCCGCGTTGTCGATCTTTCTTTATCGCGTCGACTTCAACAAGGTGATGCGGGCAGCGCTGTCGGCAGCGGCCCTCGAGGATGGACGTTCTCATCTGGGGTTGGACCTTCATTACATGATTACGCCATGGGCCGACAATGCCGAGGACGAACACCGGATTCTGGGACGGGCGATGCAGTGCATGGAGTCATCGCCAATCCTGAACGGTCCAATGCTGCACTCCTCGGGTGAATGGCAAGCCAACGATT is a genomic window of Pyrinomonadaceae bacterium containing:
- a CDS encoding DUF4255 domain-containing protein, producing the protein MAGFAGIAAAGKSIEMLVSAGFEELQPVGNPALPGFKKTSVRLVNTVDFEKSALNIGTPALSIFLYRVDFNKVMRAALSAAALEDGRSHLGLDLHYMITPWADNAEDEHRILGRAMQCMESSPILNGPMLHSSGEWQANDSIQVVLEEVSTEALMRIFDSLPTDYRLSVPYIARIMRLDGREVPTEGPVIKAFTGLVPTTQL